One region of Mycolicibacterium insubricum genomic DNA includes:
- the egtD gene encoding L-histidine N(alpha)-methyltransferase, whose amino-acid sequence MPVQLANHLGADSAHRALRDDVRSGLAQTPKTIPPKWFYDESGSALFTRITRLPEYYPTRAETAILTDRSARIAALTGADTLVELGSGNAEKTRLLLDALRDRGSLHRYVPFDVDAAMLADVGAAVAAEYPGIEIIAVCGDFEKHLETIPDGGRRLFAFLGSTIGNLTPGPRARFLSALAAAMAPGDHLLLGTDLVKDTGRLVRAYDDADGVTAEFNRNVLAVINTELGADFDPQAYSHVAHWNADAECIEMWLRSDRAQRVRIAELDLVVDFAAGEAMLTEVSAKFRPDGVATELNLAGLRAVEFWTDPAGDFGLTLAAK is encoded by the coding sequence ATGCCGGTGCAACTGGCCAACCACCTCGGCGCCGATTCGGCACATCGGGCGCTGCGGGACGACGTCCGCAGTGGCCTTGCGCAGACGCCGAAAACCATTCCCCCCAAGTGGTTTTACGACGAGTCCGGCAGCGCGCTGTTCACCCGCATCACCCGGCTGCCCGAGTACTACCCGACCCGTGCCGAGACCGCGATCCTGACCGACCGGTCCGCGCGGATCGCCGCTCTCACCGGCGCGGACACCCTGGTCGAACTTGGTAGCGGCAATGCGGAGAAGACCCGGCTGCTGCTGGACGCGCTGCGCGACCGCGGTTCGCTGCACCGCTACGTCCCGTTCGACGTCGACGCCGCCATGCTGGCCGACGTCGGCGCGGCTGTCGCCGCGGAGTATCCCGGCATCGAAATCATCGCCGTCTGCGGTGATTTCGAGAAACACCTGGAGACCATCCCGGACGGCGGACGCCGGCTGTTCGCCTTCCTCGGTTCGACGATCGGCAACCTCACCCCCGGCCCGCGGGCCCGGTTCCTGTCCGCGCTGGCCGCGGCCATGGCGCCCGGCGACCATCTGCTGCTGGGCACCGATCTGGTCAAGGACACCGGACGGTTGGTCCGCGCCTACGACGACGCCGACGGGGTGACGGCGGAGTTCAACCGCAACGTGCTGGCGGTGATCAACACCGAGCTGGGAGCCGATTTCGATCCGCAGGCCTACTCGCACGTCGCGCACTGGAACGCCGACGCGGAGTGCATCGAGATGTGGTTGCGGTCCGATCGTGCTCAGCGCGTGCGCATCGCCGAGCTTGATCTGGTCGTCGACTTCGCGGCGGGCGAGGCCATGCTGACCGAGGTGTCGGCCAAATTCCGGCCCGACGGCGTCGCGACCGAACTCAACCTCGCCGGCTTGCGGGCCGTGGAGTTCTGGACCGATCCGGCCGGCGACTTCGGACTGACGCTGGCCGCGAAGTGA
- a CDS encoding OmpA family protein: MKRWTMMLATGVAAATLVTGCSSTIGNKGGDTTCKEFTAADEKTQNETITKMLTDQGKNEPSNLELSATRAAVSGYCQTLGTPDTKISQAPHL, from the coding sequence ATGAAGCGCTGGACAATGATGCTGGCCACCGGGGTGGCCGCGGCGACGCTGGTCACCGGCTGTTCGTCGACGATCGGGAACAAGGGCGGGGACACCACCTGCAAGGAGTTCACCGCCGCCGACGAGAAGACGCAGAACGAGACCATCACCAAGATGCTGACCGACCAGGGCAAGAACGAACCGTCGAACCTGGAGCTTTCCGCCACCCGGGCGGCGGTCTCCGGCTACTGCCAGACCCTCGGCACTCCGGACACCAAGATCAGCCAGGCCCCGCACCTGTAG
- a CDS encoding short-chain fatty acyl-CoA regulator family protein: MQTLCKPRGVSSANVAKSFAGARLRRLREERGLTQVALARALGLSTSYVNQLENDQRPMTVSVLLSVTERFDLPPQYFATDSDARLIADLREILVDERVTPGQIEELVARMPEVGQTLVNLHRRLHDTNVELEALHGQAAPGATGSPEVGQPMPFEEVRDFFYDRKNYIGELDMAAEALFTEHNMRVGELDVRLAELLESTLGIRVILDDTLAPNAKRIFDKENRTLRLARWLYPGQRAFQLATQIALLEYSPAITALLAADDQLSADARGVARIGLANYFAGALLLPYRQFLETAEALRYDIDALARRFNVGFETICHRLSTLQRPDARGVPFIFVRTDSAGNISKRQSATAFHFSRVGGNCPLWVVHRAFAQPGQFLTQVAQMPDDRSYFWLARTVTSEPSHYLGARKRFAIGLGCELAHADRLVYAAGIDLSDAEAMVPIGAGCKICDRPACPQRAFPYLGRPVLVHPDWSTDLPYPPGR, from the coding sequence ATGCAAACTTTGTGTAAGCCTCGCGGAGTATCGTCTGCGAACGTGGCGAAGAGTTTCGCCGGCGCCCGATTGCGGCGTCTGCGCGAGGAACGCGGCCTGACCCAGGTCGCGCTTGCCCGTGCGCTCGGCCTGTCCACCAGCTACGTCAATCAGTTGGAGAACGACCAGCGGCCGATGACGGTGTCGGTGCTGCTGTCGGTCACCGAGCGCTTCGACCTGCCGCCACAGTACTTCGCCACCGACTCCGACGCGCGGCTAATTGCGGACCTGCGCGAGATCCTGGTCGACGAGCGGGTGACCCCGGGTCAGATCGAGGAACTGGTGGCCCGGATGCCCGAGGTCGGGCAGACGCTGGTGAACCTGCATCGGCGGCTGCACGACACGAACGTCGAGCTGGAAGCGCTGCACGGGCAGGCCGCACCCGGCGCGACGGGGTCCCCCGAGGTGGGGCAGCCGATGCCGTTCGAGGAGGTCCGCGACTTCTTCTACGACCGCAAGAACTACATCGGCGAGCTGGATATGGCCGCCGAGGCGCTGTTCACCGAACACAACATGCGGGTCGGCGAGCTCGACGTTCGACTCGCCGAGCTGCTCGAGTCCACGTTGGGCATCCGGGTCATTCTCGACGACACCCTGGCCCCGAATGCCAAGCGGATCTTCGACAAGGAGAACCGGACGCTGAGGCTGGCGCGCTGGCTCTACCCGGGCCAACGGGCCTTCCAGCTGGCTACCCAGATCGCACTGCTGGAGTACTCGCCGGCGATCACGGCCCTGCTGGCCGCCGATGACCAGCTCAGCGCCGACGCCCGCGGGGTCGCGCGGATCGGTCTGGCGAACTACTTCGCCGGCGCCCTGCTGTTGCCGTACCGGCAGTTCCTGGAAACCGCCGAAGCGCTGCGCTACGACATCGATGCGCTGGCCCGACGCTTCAACGTCGGCTTCGAAACCATCTGCCACCGACTGTCCACCCTGCAGCGTCCCGACGCCCGCGGTGTCCCGTTCATCTTCGTCCGCACCGACAGCGCCGGGAACATCTCGAAACGCCAGTCCGCCACCGCATTTCACTTCTCCCGGGTGGGTGGCAACTGCCCACTGTGGGTGGTGCACCGCGCGTTCGCGCAGCCCGGCCAGTTCCTCACCCAGGTGGCCCAGATGCCCGACGACCGCAGCTACTTCTGGCTGGCCCGAACGGTGACCTCCGAGCCCAGCCACTACCTGGGCGCGCGCAAACGGTTCGCCATCGGGCTGGGCTGCGAACTCGCCCACGCCGACCGGCTGGTGTATGCGGCCGGGATCGACCTGTCCGACGCCGAGGCGATGGTGCCGATCGGCGCGGGCTGCAAGATCTGCGATCGTCCGGCCTGCCCGCAGCGGGCGTTCCCGTATCTGGGCCGTCCGGTGCTGGTGCATCCGGACTGGTCCACCGACCTGCCGTATCCCCCGGGCCGGTAG